A single Candidatus Polarisedimenticolaceae bacterium DNA region contains:
- a CDS encoding ABC transporter ATP-binding protein: protein MDYAIEGFQLEKSFAKKRALAEILRRPFGAAEQVAALRGVDLHVKEGEIFGLLGPNGAGKTTLVKILSCLILPDRGRAVIAGTDVRQENKVKPKLGFVHSDERSFYWRLSGRENMRFFARLYDVPGKAMEARIDELLRKVDLVEAADRRFSGYSSGMKQRLAIARALLHDPPILLMDEPTRSLDPASSLSLRAFIKDELKGRDRKTILLATHNLREAEALCDRIAILVQGTVRQTGTIAEVRRWGIDERRFKIDISAVPLESVRGPFKIVSDERVNGSVRLVVALDGDGRLSDVLHALMAAGAVVHSCDRIEPDLEEAFARLLESEKAKG from the coding sequence GTGGACTACGCGATCGAGGGGTTCCAGCTCGAGAAGTCGTTCGCGAAGAAGCGCGCGCTCGCCGAGATCCTCCGCCGACCGTTCGGCGCGGCAGAGCAGGTCGCGGCGCTCCGCGGCGTCGATCTCCACGTCAAGGAAGGAGAGATCTTCGGCCTCCTCGGGCCGAATGGCGCGGGGAAGACGACGCTCGTCAAGATCCTGTCCTGCCTGATCCTTCCGGATCGCGGCCGCGCGGTCATCGCGGGCACCGACGTCCGCCAGGAGAACAAGGTCAAGCCGAAGCTCGGGTTCGTGCACTCCGACGAGCGCTCGTTCTACTGGCGCCTCTCTGGCCGCGAGAACATGCGCTTCTTCGCGCGTCTCTACGACGTCCCGGGAAAGGCGATGGAGGCGCGGATCGACGAGCTGCTCCGGAAGGTCGACCTCGTCGAGGCGGCCGACCGTCGCTTCTCGGGATACTCGTCGGGGATGAAGCAGCGGCTCGCGATCGCGCGGGCGCTCCTCCACGACCCGCCGATCCTCTTGATGGACGAGCCGACGCGCAGCCTCGATCCCGCGTCGTCGCTCTCGCTGCGTGCGTTCATCAAGGACGAGCTCAAGGGCCGCGACCGGAAGACGATCCTCCTCGCGACCCACAACCTGAGGGAGGCCGAGGCGCTCTGCGACCGGATCGCGATCCTCGTCCAGGGGACGGTCCGGCAGACCGGGACGATCGCCGAGGTGCGGCGCTGGGGGATCGACGAGCGCCGCTTCAAGATCGACATCTCGGCGGTGCCGCTCGAGAGCGTCCGCGGGCCGTTCAAGATCGTCTCCGACGAGCGCGTCAACGGGAGCGTGCGTCTCGTCGTCGCACTCGACGGCGACGGGCGCCTGAGCGACGTCCTCCACGCGCTCATGGCGGCGGGTGCGGTCGTTCACTCCTGCGACCGCATCGAGCCCGATCTCGAGGAGGCGTTCGCGCGGCTCCTCGAATCCGAGAAGGCGAAGGGTTAG
- a CDS encoding alpha/beta hydrolase, producing MRLAIVLFGALAVATPSAAGSRRVDVGGFKLNLHCVGNGSPVVVLDAGAGDSSDTWDWVVPDVRRFTRVCTYDRAGLGKSDAGPFPRTSDRIADELERLLVGAQVSGPYVLVGHSFGGLNMRLFASRHPESVAGLVLVDATPEDFPAKEAALRTQGENEKLRTARSLGTPTFRSELDAMPASASLVRAARPTESQVVVLSAAHAEDSPAFRDTWAALQRQMVAAFPHARQVLADRSGHYIQYDQPELVVDAIRDLVNGSKTAPSPGPHGSSD from the coding sequence GTGCGGCTCGCGATCGTCCTCTTCGGTGCGCTTGCCGTCGCGACGCCCTCCGCCGCCGGCTCGCGGCGCGTCGACGTCGGCGGATTCAAGCTCAACCTCCACTGCGTGGGGAACGGCTCGCCGGTCGTCGTCCTCGATGCCGGGGCCGGGGACAGCTCGGACACGTGGGACTGGGTCGTCCCCGACGTCCGGCGCTTCACGAGGGTCTGCACCTACGATCGCGCCGGGCTCGGGAAGAGCGACGCCGGCCCCTTCCCGAGGACGAGCGACCGCATCGCCGACGAGCTGGAGCGCCTTCTCGTCGGCGCTCAGGTGAGCGGGCCCTACGTGCTCGTCGGCCACTCGTTCGGCGGGCTCAACATGCGCCTCTTCGCGTCGCGTCACCCCGAGAGCGTCGCCGGGCTCGTGCTCGTCGACGCGACGCCCGAGGACTTCCCGGCGAAGGAGGCCGCGCTCCGGACGCAGGGCGAGAACGAGAAGCTCCGCACCGCGCGCTCGCTGGGCACGCCGACGTTCCGCTCGGAGCTCGACGCGATGCCGGCAAGCGCGTCGCTCGTGCGGGCGGCCAGGCCGACGGAGTCGCAGGTCGTCGTCCTGAGCGCGGCCCATGCCGAGGACTCTCCCGCATTTCGCGACACGTGGGCGGCGCTCCAGCGGCAGATGGTCGCGGCGTTTCCTCACGCGCGCCAGGTCCTCGCCGACCGAAGCGGGCACTACATCCAGTACGACCAGCCCGAGCTCGTCGTCGACGCGATCCGCGACCTCGTCAATGGGTCGAAGACAGCGCCTTCTCCAGGTCCGCACGGAAGCTCGGATTGA
- the mdh gene encoding malate dehydrogenase — MRKKITVIGGGFVGEHVAMGCALKELGDVVLLDILEGPPQGKGLDLFEASPVHGFDANVKGTNSYDDTAGSDVIVLTAGVARKPGMSRDDLLNINTKIVSDCAAKIKATSPKAIVIVVSNPLDVMAYVAKEVTGFPKERILGMAGVLDTARYRSFIAMELGVSVESVSALVLGGHGDSMVPLPRLTTVGGIPLTELLPQDRIDAIVKRTAGGGAEIVALLKTGSAYYAPAASSVEMVASILHDKKKVLPCAAWLTGQYGISGSFVGVPVKLGSGGVEEIYEIALTDKEKADLQASAKAVKEQQDKLSLSV; from the coding sequence ATGCGCAAGAAGATCACGGTCATCGGAGGCGGTTTCGTCGGCGAGCACGTCGCCATGGGGTGCGCCCTCAAAGAGCTCGGGGACGTCGTCCTCCTCGACATCCTCGAGGGGCCGCCGCAGGGGAAGGGGCTCGACCTCTTCGAGGCGAGCCCGGTCCATGGGTTCGACGCGAACGTGAAGGGAACGAACAGCTACGACGACACGGCGGGCTCGGACGTCATCGTCCTCACCGCGGGGGTCGCACGCAAGCCCGGGATGAGCCGCGACGACCTCCTCAACATCAATACGAAGATCGTCAGCGACTGCGCGGCGAAGATCAAGGCGACGTCGCCGAAGGCGATCGTCATCGTCGTCTCGAATCCGCTCGACGTCATGGCCTACGTGGCGAAGGAGGTCACCGGGTTCCCGAAGGAGCGCATCCTCGGGATGGCCGGCGTCCTCGACACCGCCCGGTACCGCTCCTTCATCGCGATGGAGCTCGGCGTCTCCGTCGAGAGCGTCTCGGCGCTCGTCCTCGGCGGGCACGGCGACTCGATGGTGCCGCTCCCGCGTCTCACGACCGTCGGAGGGATCCCGCTCACGGAGCTCCTGCCGCAGGACCGGATCGACGCGATCGTCAAGCGGACGGCGGGCGGCGGGGCGGAGATCGTCGCGCTCCTGAAGACGGGGTCGGCCTACTACGCGCCCGCGGCGTCGTCGGTCGAGATGGTCGCCTCGATCCTCCACGACAAGAAGAAGGTGCTTCCGTGCGCCGCCTGGCTCACCGGGCAGTACGGGATTTCCGGATCTTTCGTCGGCGTGCCCGTCAAGCTGGGGTCGGGCGGGGTCGAAGAGATCTACGAGATCGCCCTGACCGACAAGGAAAAGGCCGACCTGCAGGCCTCGGCGAAGGCGGTCAAGGAACAGCAGGACAAACTCTCACTCTCCGTGTAG
- a CDS encoding ABC transporter permease, with the protein MRLLKKLWAFLVRDFLSDVSYRFAFVLQLGGMLFAVCGFYFFSKMVNPATEGLDGIEPFPWLLVGVAFQIYFSTALSAFSDKVRSEQVLGTLEAMLVSPTPTSVVIFSSTAYEFTWGALRLVIYLLSAVFIFGVHLDVKSPLALACGIVLTLLSSAGIGMLSASFILYFKRGDPVNFILSMGTMFFGNVFFPSKLLPDSVRAISAWLPMSWSLKVVRGALLKGASFSEVSGELGRLAVLTAILVPLGLFGARIAIRRAKREGSLVQY; encoded by the coding sequence ATGCGTCTTCTCAAGAAGCTCTGGGCGTTCCTCGTCCGCGACTTCCTCTCGGACGTCTCGTACCGCTTCGCGTTCGTGCTCCAGCTCGGCGGGATGCTCTTCGCCGTGTGCGGCTTCTACTTCTTCAGCAAGATGGTCAATCCCGCGACCGAAGGGCTCGACGGGATCGAGCCGTTCCCCTGGCTTCTGGTCGGCGTGGCGTTCCAGATCTACTTCTCGACCGCGCTCTCGGCGTTCTCCGACAAGGTGAGGAGCGAGCAGGTGCTCGGCACGCTGGAGGCGATGCTCGTCTCGCCGACGCCGACCTCGGTCGTCATCTTCTCGTCGACCGCGTACGAATTCACCTGGGGCGCGCTCCGCCTCGTCATCTATCTGCTCTCCGCGGTCTTCATCTTCGGTGTCCACCTCGACGTGAAGAGCCCGCTCGCGCTCGCCTGCGGGATCGTCCTGACGCTGCTCTCCTCCGCGGGTATCGGCATGCTCTCGGCGTCGTTCATCCTCTATTTCAAGCGTGGCGACCCCGTGAACTTCATCCTCTCGATGGGGACGATGTTCTTCGGCAACGTGTTCTTCCCTTCGAAGCTCTTGCCCGATTCGGTCCGGGCCATCTCCGCCTGGCTGCCGATGAGCTGGTCGCTCAAGGTCGTCCGCGGGGCGCTCCTCAAAGGGGCGAGCTTCTCCGAGGTCTCCGGCGAGCTGGGCCGCCTCGCGGTCCTGACCGCGATCCTCGTCCCGCTGGGGCTTTTCGGCGCCCGGATCGCCATCCGCCGGGCCAAGCGTGAAGGATCCCTGGTCCAGTACTGA
- the hemE gene encoding uroporphyrinogen decarboxylase, with protein MSDLFLRACRGERVERPPVWLMRQAGRYLPEYREVRSRHDFWAVCSTPELAVQVTLQPIERLGVDAAILFSDILTPAPGMGLSVGFHPGPVIDPPVRTKADVDRLRIPEIESAVPFVFESIRILRRELTGKVPLIGFGASPFTLCAYLCEGEGSRSFEHWKGMLYSAPDVAHALLEKVTTTTIAYLVAQVRAGAQVIQVFDTWAGLVSRADYETFALPYVKRVIAAVKQAGVPVIYFALDAAHLAPAVKTSGADVLGCDWRTSLTDAARAFDGKHPIQGNLDPCALLGDVATVKRRTEAMLTEGASLAGHLANLGHGILPNTPVANAVAFVETVKAFRGQ; from the coding sequence TTGAGCGACCTCTTCCTCCGCGCCTGCCGCGGCGAGCGTGTCGAGCGGCCCCCCGTGTGGCTCATGCGCCAGGCGGGCCGCTACCTCCCGGAGTACCGCGAGGTCCGATCTCGACACGACTTCTGGGCGGTCTGCTCGACCCCCGAGCTCGCGGTCCAGGTCACGCTCCAGCCGATCGAGCGGCTCGGCGTCGACGCCGCGATCCTCTTCTCCGACATCCTCACGCCCGCGCCGGGCATGGGCCTGTCCGTCGGCTTCCATCCCGGCCCGGTGATCGACCCTCCGGTCCGTACCAAGGCCGACGTCGATCGCCTCCGCATCCCCGAGATCGAGAGCGCCGTGCCGTTCGTCTTCGAGTCGATCCGCATCCTGCGGCGCGAGCTTACGGGCAAGGTCCCGCTCATCGGCTTCGGCGCCTCGCCGTTCACCCTCTGCGCGTACCTCTGCGAAGGCGAGGGCTCGCGCTCGTTCGAGCACTGGAAGGGGATGCTCTACAGCGCTCCCGACGTCGCGCACGCCCTCCTCGAGAAGGTCACCACGACGACGATCGCCTACCTCGTCGCGCAGGTGAGGGCCGGCGCGCAGGTCATCCAGGTGTTCGACACGTGGGCCGGCCTCGTCTCGCGCGCCGACTACGAGACGTTCGCCCTCCCCTACGTGAAGCGCGTGATCGCGGCCGTGAAGCAAGCCGGCGTCCCCGTCATCTACTTCGCGCTCGACGCGGCGCACCTCGCCCCCGCCGTGAAGACGAGCGGCGCCGACGTCCTCGGCTGCGATTGGCGGACGAGCCTGACCGACGCTGCGCGCGCGTTCGACGGCAAGCACCCGATCCAGGGGAACCTCGACCCGTGCGCCCTTCTCGGCGACGTCGCGACCGTCAAGCGGAGGACCGAGGCGATGCTGACGGAAGGCGCTTCGCTCGCGGGCCACCTCGCGAACCTCGGCCACGGCATCTTGCCGAATACACCGGTCGCGAACGCCGTCGCGTTCGTGGAGACGGTGAAAGCGTTCAGGGGACAGTAA
- the tpx gene encoding thiol peroxidase, giving the protein MADISLDGTPCRTSGELPRVGDKAPDFRLVDGKLADATLSTFAGKTKIVSIVPSLDTSVCAASTRKFSERLSGRDDAVLLVVSADLPFAMKRFCSGEKLANAVPLSMMRGRAFAKDYGMLIVDGPFEGLTARAVVVIDRDDRVVHAQLVREIGDEPDYDAALAAAL; this is encoded by the coding sequence GTGGCCGATATCTCGCTGGATGGCACACCCTGCCGCACGTCGGGCGAGTTGCCGCGCGTCGGCGACAAGGCACCGGATTTCCGCCTCGTTGACGGCAAACTCGCCGACGCGACCCTGAGCACGTTCGCCGGGAAGACCAAGATCGTGAGCATCGTCCCGAGCCTCGACACATCAGTGTGCGCCGCCTCGACGCGAAAGTTCAGCGAGCGGCTGAGCGGGCGCGACGATGCCGTCCTCCTCGTCGTCTCCGCCGACCTGCCGTTCGCGATGAAGCGCTTCTGCAGCGGCGAGAAGCTCGCGAACGCGGTCCCGCTCTCGATGATGCGGGGCCGCGCCTTCGCGAAGGACTACGGGATGCTCATCGTCGACGGTCCGTTCGAGGGGCTCACGGCGCGCGCCGTGGTCGTCATCGACCGTGACGACCGCGTCGTCCACGCGCAGCTCGTGCGCGAGATCGGCGACGAGCCGGACTACGACGCGGCGCTCGCCGCCGCCCTCTGA
- a CDS encoding carboxypeptidase-like regulatory domain-containing protein, translating to MNLRSAAAVLALSLIAVRAVAADAKPAAPPKPAEKPAPAAAKAAATVSISGKVAGPGGKPVASAVVRAIPVASRTTTFSLRGGGPPDVPKAVVAKTDEKGAFKLDGLTGGPFSLRVEAPGLAPAFAASVPAGASLNLSLKAGLPVYGRVLDLTTQKPIAGATVTALEQDAARFGRDAAHTVTSAENGTFKIADCASGVVTVAAIAPAKARAELERVAVRALPDGEEPKYEANTLFLRPGGRLAGRVLGADGKPVADAIVAASATDGSLMAMIKEGRLARRTDEKGAFAFDGVPAGNKYTLRATKQGFAADEAGPFQVDPGTDRGDVDLKLETGASLAFRLVTADDTGVKDVDVRLQAQNARRGRGFGFGGGNDVDRDKIVPQGDGKFLVKALEAGTFDLTLAPVDFADVTKEGLKLKSGETLDLGTLRVKESKSVSGKLTDVNGQPVAGAGVSGLWFDGTTPHSRETKSAADGKFKLSGLGDDPMRNLWVRADGFAQASREGVAPGDTAVDFVLEKTGSVIGKVVLANGAPPPAFRVQAFPEAKENEERPGLRLVIRNRADEDKVFADASGNFRLDNVDPGMMTIAVLADGKAPSKKAGVKITSDEVTDIGTVRLEDGRTLRGRVIAAKDDAPIPGATVTVTQPQGFGRIMSGDPPAGSAITSLDGHFEIAGLEARTYAVDAGQPDYSPSSGRVEIVADQDPDDFIIHLSKGGTITGMVRDANRQPIPQAGVLLVSPSRGDGGPQSASTGPDGRYTFDKIAPGDYMVIRAPSGGGPLMLFGGMKSVAVREGEVTTYDIDEAAKVNASGRVLKAGQPVPNAMVFFTTPDPNGEAGDLRQTRTDENGHYQIGLDKGGTYMVMVTTMSGMFGGARSAVSVEVPDGPNPVVDVTLKGASITGHVTSNQDGKPVSGAVVTASATGSAASGTTGGGHGGLQGASQPDGSFSVDGVDAGTYKLTVAASGYRNAEIPSVAVSGDADTPSVEVHMDKGGTLHGRVVDAGGAGIAGAMVMAAPSGTVPANREALPATSDINGGFVLTVPADGPIDVTAVAAGFPAARVNGVVPDADSDLAITAPRGAPLRLTVLTADGHPAVGARVVCRAVPAFLGSDFASFLNPIPPTGADGVAVATSLAPGSYELTVSLNQQRATKAFNVVEGGQSVQVVTLP from the coding sequence ATGAACCTCCGTTCCGCCGCCGCCGTCCTGGCGCTGTCCCTCATCGCCGTCCGTGCCGTCGCCGCCGACGCGAAGCCCGCCGCTCCGCCGAAGCCGGCCGAGAAGCCGGCGCCTGCGGCCGCGAAGGCCGCCGCGACGGTCTCGATCTCCGGCAAGGTCGCCGGCCCCGGAGGGAAGCCGGTCGCGAGCGCCGTCGTGCGTGCGATCCCCGTGGCGTCGCGCACGACGACCTTTTCGCTGCGCGGAGGCGGGCCGCCGGACGTTCCGAAGGCGGTCGTCGCGAAAACCGACGAGAAGGGAGCGTTCAAGCTCGACGGGCTCACCGGCGGGCCGTTCTCCCTGCGCGTCGAGGCCCCGGGGCTCGCTCCGGCGTTCGCGGCGAGCGTCCCGGCGGGCGCTTCGCTCAACCTGAGTCTCAAAGCCGGCCTTCCGGTCTACGGCCGCGTCCTCGACCTGACGACACAGAAGCCGATCGCCGGCGCCACCGTCACCGCGCTCGAGCAAGACGCCGCGCGGTTCGGACGCGACGCCGCGCACACGGTGACGTCCGCGGAGAACGGCACGTTCAAGATCGCGGATTGCGCCTCGGGCGTCGTCACGGTCGCGGCGATCGCACCGGCGAAGGCACGCGCCGAGCTGGAACGCGTCGCCGTCCGCGCGCTCCCCGACGGCGAGGAGCCGAAGTACGAGGCGAACACGCTCTTCCTCCGCCCGGGCGGCCGCCTCGCGGGCCGCGTCCTCGGCGCCGACGGGAAGCCGGTCGCCGACGCGATCGTCGCCGCGAGCGCGACCGACGGCAGCCTCATGGCGATGATCAAGGAAGGGCGGCTCGCGCGGCGCACCGACGAGAAGGGCGCGTTCGCCTTCGACGGCGTGCCGGCCGGGAACAAGTACACGCTCCGCGCGACGAAGCAGGGATTCGCCGCCGACGAGGCCGGCCCGTTCCAGGTCGACCCCGGAACCGATCGCGGCGACGTCGACCTCAAGCTCGAGACCGGCGCGTCGCTCGCCTTCCGCCTCGTCACCGCCGACGACACCGGGGTGAAGGACGTCGACGTGCGCCTCCAGGCGCAGAACGCGCGGCGCGGGCGCGGCTTCGGCTTCGGCGGCGGCAACGACGTCGACCGCGACAAGATCGTGCCGCAGGGCGACGGAAAGTTCCTCGTCAAGGCGCTCGAGGCGGGCACGTTCGACCTCACGCTGGCACCCGTCGACTTCGCCGACGTCACGAAGGAAGGGCTCAAGCTCAAGAGCGGCGAGACGCTCGATCTCGGAACGCTCCGCGTGAAGGAGTCGAAGAGCGTCTCCGGAAAATTGACCGACGTGAACGGCCAGCCGGTCGCCGGCGCCGGGGTGTCGGGGCTCTGGTTCGACGGCACGACCCCGCACTCGCGCGAGACGAAGTCCGCGGCCGACGGCAAGTTCAAGCTCTCGGGGCTCGGCGACGATCCGATGCGCAACCTCTGGGTCCGCGCGGACGGGTTCGCCCAGGCGTCCCGTGAAGGCGTGGCCCCCGGCGACACCGCGGTCGACTTCGTCCTCGAGAAGACGGGAAGCGTGATCGGCAAGGTCGTGCTCGCGAACGGCGCCCCGCCGCCCGCGTTCCGCGTGCAGGCGTTCCCGGAAGCGAAGGAGAACGAGGAACGGCCGGGTCTCAGGCTCGTGATCCGCAATCGCGCCGACGAGGACAAGGTCTTCGCCGACGCCTCGGGCAACTTCCGGCTCGACAACGTCGACCCGGGGATGATGACGATCGCGGTCCTCGCCGACGGCAAGGCGCCCTCGAAGAAAGCCGGCGTCAAGATCACCTCCGACGAGGTCACCGACATCGGCACCGTGCGTCTCGAGGACGGGCGCACGCTGCGCGGCCGCGTCATCGCGGCGAAGGACGACGCGCCGATCCCGGGTGCTACGGTCACCGTCACGCAGCCGCAGGGGTTCGGCCGGATCATGAGCGGCGATCCGCCGGCCGGGTCCGCGATCACGAGCCTCGACGGGCACTTCGAGATCGCCGGCCTCGAGGCGCGCACCTACGCGGTCGATGCCGGTCAGCCCGACTACTCCCCCAGCTCGGGGCGCGTCGAGATCGTCGCCGATCAGGACCCGGACGACTTCATCATCCATCTCTCGAAGGGCGGAACGATCACCGGCATGGTGCGCGACGCGAACCGCCAGCCGATCCCGCAGGCGGGCGTGCTCCTCGTCAGCCCGAGCCGCGGCGACGGCGGGCCGCAGTCCGCTTCCACCGGCCCGGACGGACGCTACACGTTCGACAAGATCGCGCCGGGCGACTACATGGTCATCCGCGCGCCGTCGGGCGGCGGACCGCTCATGCTCTTCGGCGGGATGAAGAGCGTCGCCGTCCGCGAAGGCGAGGTGACGACCTACGACATCGACGAGGCGGCAAAGGTCAACGCGAGCGGCCGCGTGCTCAAGGCCGGGCAGCCGGTGCCGAACGCCATGGTCTTCTTCACGACCCCCGACCCGAACGGCGAGGCGGGCGACCTCCGCCAGACGCGCACCGACGAGAACGGCCACTACCAGATCGGGCTCGACAAGGGCGGCACCTACATGGTCATGGTCACGACGATGTCCGGGATGTTCGGCGGCGCGAGGAGCGCCGTCTCGGTCGAGGTTCCGGACGGGCCGAACCCGGTCGTCGACGTCACGCTCAAGGGCGCGTCGATCACGGGGCACGTGACGAGCAACCAGGACGGGAAGCCGGTCTCGGGCGCCGTCGTCACCGCGTCCGCCACCGGGAGCGCCGCGAGCGGCACGACCGGCGGCGGCCACGGCGGCCTGCAGGGCGCCAGCCAGCCGGACGGCAGCTTCTCGGTCGACGGCGTCGACGCGGGCACGTACAAGCTCACGGTCGCCGCGTCGGGCTACCGCAATGCCGAGATCCCGAGCGTCGCCGTCTCGGGCGACGCCGACACGCCGTCGGTCGAGGTCCACATGGACAAGGGAGGCACCTTGCACGGCCGCGTCGTCGACGCGGGCGGGGCCGGCATCGCGGGCGCGATGGTCATGGCGGCGCCGTCGGGCACCGTGCCGGCGAACCGCGAGGCGCTCCCGGCGACCTCCGACATCAACGGCGGATTCGTCCTCACCGTTCCCGCCGACGGGCCGATCGACGTCACCGCGGTCGCGGCCGGGTTCCCGGCGGCGCGCGTGAACGGCGTCGTTCCCGACGCCGACTCGGACCTGGCGATCACGGCGCCGCGCGGCGCGCCGCTCCGCCTCACGGTGCTCACCGCGGACGGCCACCCGGCGGTCGGCGCGAGGGTCGTCTGCCGCGCCGTCCCCGCGTTCCTCGGCAGCGACTTCGCCAGCTTCCTGAACCCGATCCCGCCGACCGGAGCCGACGGCGTCGCGGTCGCGACCTCGCTCGCGCCAGGCTCGTACGAGCTGACGGTCTCGCTCAACCAGCAGCGCGCGACCAAGGCGTTCAACGTCGTCGAGGGCGGCCAGAGCGTGCAGGTCGTGACGCTGCCCTGA
- a CDS encoding tetratricopeptide repeat protein: protein MRRWPVIAAALFVATSAAWSLSEPQERALRRAIAESERGMSALTKGNLGKAREAFGASMKAVPDFPQAHLGLGHLAMRERRFEDALREFRDAESAYRSMSSAIVELETERYAKSRDELQQLRMNLAQLEAAASRAATAGEMGTSASQEAAINRERNIVEQRIQSLETMNPPTTLNVHEAPAEVLFFQGNALFDLKRTDEAIAAWETALKRDPKQPLAENNLAVAYWMSGRLQEAQAAMTRSETLGFKVNPSFRADLEKALSSTH from the coding sequence ATGCGCAGGTGGCCGGTCATCGCTGCCGCGTTGTTCGTGGCGACATCCGCCGCCTGGTCCCTTTCTGAGCCGCAAGAGCGAGCCCTCCGGAGGGCGATCGCCGAGTCCGAACGCGGCATGTCCGCGCTCACGAAGGGCAATCTCGGCAAGGCACGTGAGGCCTTCGGCGCCTCGATGAAAGCGGTCCCGGATTTCCCCCAGGCGCATCTCGGTCTCGGGCACCTGGCGATGCGCGAGCGCCGCTTCGAGGACGCGCTCCGCGAGTTCCGAGATGCCGAGAGCGCCTATCGCTCGATGTCCTCGGCGATCGTCGAGCTCGAGACGGAGCGTTACGCGAAATCGCGGGACGAGCTGCAACAGCTCCGCATGAACCTCGCGCAGCTCGAGGCGGCGGCGAGCCGAGCCGCGACCGCCGGGGAGATGGGAACCTCCGCGTCCCAGGAGGCCGCGATCAATCGCGAGCGCAACATCGTCGAGCAGCGCATCCAGTCCCTCGAGACGATGAACCCGCCGACGACGCTCAACGTTCACGAAGCGCCCGCGGAGGTCCTCTTCTTCCAGGGGAACGCGCTCTTCGACCTGAAGCGCACGGACGAGGCGATCGCCGCGTGGGAGACCGCGCTCAAGCGCGACCCGAAGCAGCCGCTCGCGGAGAACAACCTCGCGGTCGCCTACTGGATGTCCGGGCGGCTGCAGGAGGCGCAGGCGGCGATGACGCGCTCGGAGACCCTCGGGTTCAAGGTCAATCCGAGCTTCCGTGCGGACCTGGAGAAGGCGCTGTCTTCGACCCATTGA
- a CDS encoding acyl-CoA dehydrogenase family protein produces the protein MSTTTPGSPLTVLSEDETLFRDSVRAFAEAEIVPIARSMDQAGRYDAGLLPKLFEMGLMGIDVPESYGGSGGTFFQACLAVEELSYADAAVGVLVDVQNTLVNNAVERHGTAAQKQRTLARTAKDTVASYCLSEAGSGSDAFALQCKATKDGNAYRLDGHKLWITNAAEAEIFLVFATLDPKAGYKGITAFLVEKSDPGFSLGKREDKLGIRASSTCEILFDGCRIPADRLLGEEGKGYKLAIETLNEGRIGIGAQMLGVGQAALDASVRYAKERVQFGKLLSDFQAMRFQLADSACRLEAARLLVYNAARLRDAGLPFVREAAMAKLFASEAAEMICARAVEVLGGNGYTSEYPVEKYYRDVKIGKIYEGTTFMQLSTIAKALLD, from the coding sequence ATGTCCACGACCACGCCCGGATCGCCGCTGACCGTTCTCTCCGAGGACGAGACGCTCTTCCGCGACTCGGTGCGCGCCTTTGCCGAAGCGGAGATCGTGCCGATCGCCCGTTCGATGGACCAGGCGGGGCGTTACGACGCGGGCCTCCTCCCGAAGCTCTTCGAGATGGGGCTCATGGGGATCGACGTCCCCGAGTCGTACGGCGGCTCCGGAGGCACCTTCTTCCAGGCGTGCCTCGCCGTCGAGGAGCTCTCCTACGCCGATGCCGCGGTGGGCGTGCTCGTCGACGTGCAGAACACGCTCGTCAACAACGCGGTCGAGCGCCACGGGACGGCGGCGCAGAAGCAGCGCACGCTCGCGCGCACGGCGAAGGACACCGTCGCCTCGTACTGCCTCTCCGAGGCCGGTTCGGGCTCCGACGCCTTCGCGCTCCAGTGCAAGGCGACGAAGGACGGGAACGCCTACCGGCTCGACGGGCACAAGCTCTGGATCACGAACGCGGCCGAGGCGGAGATCTTCCTCGTCTTCGCGACCCTCGATCCGAAGGCGGGCTACAAGGGGATCACCGCGTTCCTCGTCGAGAAGTCCGATCCGGGCTTCTCGCTCGGCAAGCGCGAAGACAAGCTCGGCATCCGTGCCTCGTCGACGTGCGAGATCCTCTTCGACGGCTGCCGCATCCCGGCGGACCGGCTCCTCGGCGAAGAGGGCAAGGGCTACAAGCTCGCGATCGAGACCTTGAACGAGGGCCGGATCGGCATCGGCGCGCAGATGCTCGGCGTCGGCCAGGCCGCGCTCGACGCGTCGGTCCGCTACGCGAAGGAGCGAGTGCAGTTCGGCAAGCTACTCTCCGACTTCCAGGCGATGCGCTTCCAGCTCGCCGACTCGGCCTGCCGCCTCGAGGCGGCGCGCCTCCTCGTCTACAACGCCGCGCGCCTCCGCGACGCGGGGCTGCCGTTCGTCCGCGAAGCCGCGATGGCGAAGCTCTTCGCGAGCGAGGCGGCGGAGATGATCTGCGCGCGCGCCGTCGAGGTCCTCGGCGGGAACGGCTACACGAGCGAGTACCCGGTCGAGAAGTACTATCGCGACGTCAAGATTGGAAAGATCTACGAGGGCACGACCTTCATGCAGCTCTCGACGATCGCGAAGGCGCTCCTCGATTGA